One genomic window of Branchiostoma lanceolatum isolate klBraLanc5 chromosome 5, klBraLanc5.hap2, whole genome shotgun sequence includes the following:
- the LOC136434644 gene encoding uncharacterized protein, protein MKATLQLEHDGGSITISLGRVQVDRDDIRTTSLRDTLCYVLENVKVSSLEKTKLPQGLDAEDQSHALASAGVTSEISGLGRDTDRLCPVLGVHVYVTDVVPHLKPFLDVANAALGEMARWQRDVRLKEAVAYLQELGVEVVRVSPHSASSVVFVVLSRSMTSLSSLWEQYRKGYLRRMFQRTLVNERLLRKISRRTVPRINVRNVTVETYVNEEHYKFSRNRLQMIKDQLAPSDGLARETLRT, encoded by the exons ATGAAGGCCACCTTACAGCTGGAGCACGACGGGGGGTCGATCACTATATCCCTGGGGAGGGTGCAGGTGGACCGGGACGACATCCGCACCACCAGCCTGAGGGACACCCTGTGCTACGTCTTGGAGAACGTTAAAGTGTCGTCCCTGGAAAAGACTAAACTGCCGCAAG GCCTGGATGCGGAGGATCAAAGCCACGCCCTGGCCAGCGCGGGTGTGACGTCAGAGATCTCTGGGCTGGGGCGGGACACGGACCGCCTGTGCCCGGTGCTGGGGGTTCACGTGTACGTCACGGACGTCGTGCCGCACCTGAAGCCCTTCTTGGACGTCGCCAACGCCGCGCTGGGGGAGATGGCGCGATGGCAG AGGGATGTACGTCTTAAAGAGGCCGTGGCCTACCTACAGGAGCTGGGAGTGGAGGTGGTCCGCGTGTCGCCTCACTCCGCCTCCAGCGTCGTCTTCGTCGTCCTGAGCCGAAGCATGACGTCACTCTCGTCGCTATGGGAACAGTACCGGAAGGGGTACCTCAGGAGGATGTTCCAGAGGACCCTG GTGAACGAACGGCTGCTGAGGAAGATCAGTCGGCGGACGGTGCCGCGAATCAACGTCAGGAACGTTACCGTGGAAACCTACGTGAACGAGGAACACTACAAGTTCAGTAGGAACAGACTTCAGATGATCAAGGACCAACTTGCACCTTCAGACGGACTAGCAAGAGAGACATTGAGAACGTAG